In Centroberyx gerrardi isolate f3 chromosome 20, fCenGer3.hap1.cur.20231027, whole genome shotgun sequence, a genomic segment contains:
- the pyyb gene encoding peptide YYb — MAIMLRPWMMLAALAVCLLVCLNSFADAYPPKPENPGNNAPPEEWAKYHTALRHYVNLITRQRYGKRSTPEQAVAWLLFGGDSDRDAEPRSEYSDQW; from the exons atGGCCATCATGCTGAGACCGTGGATGATGCTTGCAGCGCTCGCCGTTTGCCTGCTGGTGTGTTTGAACAGCTTTGCGGACGCCTACCCTCCCAAACCGGAGAACCCGGGGAACAACGCGCCACCGGAGGAATGGGCCAAATACCACACGGCTCTCAGGCATTACGTCAACCTCATCACTAGACAGAG GTATGGGAAGAGGTCGACCCCCGAGCAGGCGGTGGCCTGGCTGCTGTTTGGGGGCGATTCAGACCGGGACGCTGAACCACg CTCGGAGTATAGTGACCAGTGGTAA